One Pseudomonas sp. FP1742 genomic window carries:
- a CDS encoding plastocyanin/azurin family copper-binding protein, whose product MFLRKRLVLAVCLLTLSLGLEASPAQSYDFGKPASAAQATRSIEIVMGDMSFNPKTIEIKAGETVRFVLVNKGQLLHEFNLGDAAMHAGHQQEMLQMQQSGMLMPTGMKAMDHGSMAGMDHSAEGHGMKHDDPNSVLVKPGKTAELTWAFTQGTNLEFACNIPGHYQAGMVGKLTVSQ is encoded by the coding sequence ATGTTTTTGCGAAAGCGCCTGGTATTGGCCGTTTGCTTGCTGACTCTGAGTTTAGGGCTGGAGGCCTCGCCGGCGCAGTCCTACGACTTCGGTAAACCGGCTTCGGCCGCCCAGGCTACCCGCAGCATTGAAATCGTAATGGGCGATATGTCGTTCAACCCCAAGACGATCGAGATCAAGGCCGGTGAAACCGTGCGTTTCGTACTGGTGAATAAAGGCCAGTTGTTGCATGAATTCAACCTTGGCGACGCGGCGATGCACGCCGGGCATCAGCAGGAAATGCTCCAGATGCAGCAAAGCGGGATGCTGATGCCTACAGGCATGAAGGCAATGGACCACGGCTCAATGGCTGGCATGGACCATTCCGCTGAAGGTCATGGGATGAAGCACGATGACCCGAACAGTGTGCTGGTGAAACCGGGCAAGACCGCCGAGCTGACCTGGGCCTTCACCCAGGGCACCAATCTGGAATTTGCCTGTAATATCCCCGGCCACTATCAGGCCGGTATGGTCGGCAAACTGACAGTCAGTCAGTAA
- a CDS encoding heavy metal response regulator transcription factor → MKLLIVEDQPKTGQYLRQGLTEAGFNTELVADGTTGQQLALSGDYALLILDVMLPGRDGWQILQAVRGAGLDTPVLFLTARDAVEDRVHGLELGADDYLVKPFAFSELLARVRSLLRRGSATPQETSLQLADLRLDLIRRRVERKGQRIDLTAKEFALLEMLLRRQGEVLPKSLIASQVWDMNFDSDTNVIEVAIRRLRLKIDDDFPNKLIHTVRGMGYVLEERPA, encoded by the coding sequence ATGAAACTGCTGATCGTCGAAGACCAACCGAAAACCGGCCAATACCTGCGCCAGGGCCTGACCGAGGCCGGCTTCAATACCGAACTGGTGGCAGATGGCACCACCGGCCAGCAGCTGGCCTTGAGTGGCGATTACGCCTTGTTGATTCTCGATGTGATGCTGCCCGGACGCGATGGCTGGCAGATTCTGCAAGCAGTGCGCGGTGCAGGCCTGGACACCCCGGTATTGTTTCTTACAGCGCGAGACGCCGTGGAGGACAGAGTCCACGGCCTGGAACTGGGCGCCGACGACTACCTGGTCAAACCGTTCGCCTTCTCCGAACTGCTGGCCCGGGTTCGCAGCCTGTTGCGTCGCGGCAGCGCCACGCCTCAGGAAACCAGCCTGCAACTGGCCGACTTGCGCCTGGACCTGATCCGTCGCCGGGTCGAACGCAAGGGTCAGCGCATCGACCTGACCGCCAAGGAATTCGCCCTGCTGGAAATGCTCCTGCGACGACAGGGCGAAGTTCTGCCCAAGTCACTGATCGCGTCTCAGGTGTGGGACATGAACTTCGACAGCGACACTAACGTCATCGAAGTAGCCATTCGCCGTTTGCGCCTGAAGATCGACGACGATTTCCCGAACAAGTTGATCCACACCGTGCGCGGCATGGGTTACGTCCTTGAAGAGCGCCCCGCCTGA
- a CDS encoding heavy metal sensor histidine kinase translates to MRRLSLSNRLALLFAACTAVVSLFAGVLFSRASEAHFVELDQQLLDDKLIGLRRALDDIQAGDAEARLADELSRQADLSLRIISSDGQRMYDSSPSVPKDLPRKRGLSTVSDDGTDYRVLNAPLFLDKPDSPQLTLLLDITHHQHFLQRMQHLIWLTVSLSALATALLGAWAARSGLRPLRRMSAVASGVSAQSLNARLPEADMPPELAEMAHSFNAMLGRLDDSFQRLSAFSADIAHELRTPLSNLLTHTQVTLTRPRPLEDYREALHSNLEELQWMAQLVNDMLYLAKADHGLLMPKREPLDLAEEADALLEFFAPLAEDARVKLSRDGHARMQGDRSMLRRALSNLLDNALRFTPAGGEVRVKIVEQPTGLSLTVENSGDGISEDLLPRLFDRFYRADPARREGSSEHAGLGLAITQSIIRAHGGQIHCESALGWTRFVIELPKGD, encoded by the coding sequence ATGCGCCGGCTTTCATTGAGCAACCGCCTGGCGCTGCTGTTTGCCGCCTGCACTGCGGTAGTGTCGTTGTTCGCCGGGGTGTTGTTCAGCCGCGCCAGCGAGGCGCACTTTGTCGAGTTGGACCAGCAGTTGCTGGATGACAAACTGATTGGTTTACGCCGGGCGCTGGATGACATTCAGGCCGGCGACGCCGAGGCCAGGCTGGCCGATGAATTAAGCCGACAGGCCGATCTTTCGCTGCGCATCATTAGCAGTGACGGCCAACGCATGTACGACAGCTCGCCCAGCGTGCCCAAAGATTTACCGCGCAAGCGTGGCCTGTCGACAGTGAGCGACGACGGCACCGACTACCGGGTCCTGAATGCGCCGCTGTTTCTCGACAAACCCGACTCACCGCAACTGACTTTGCTGCTGGACATCACCCATCACCAACACTTTCTGCAACGCATGCAACACCTGATCTGGCTGACCGTCAGCCTCTCGGCCCTGGCCACCGCCCTGCTCGGCGCCTGGGCGGCGCGCAGTGGTTTACGCCCGCTGCGGCGCATGAGTGCGGTCGCCAGCGGCGTTTCGGCGCAATCGCTCAACGCTCGCCTGCCAGAAGCCGACATGCCGCCGGAACTCGCGGAAATGGCCCACAGCTTCAACGCCATGCTCGGACGCCTGGACGATTCTTTTCAGCGCCTATCGGCCTTCTCTGCCGACATCGCCCATGAACTGCGCACACCGCTGTCGAACCTGCTGACCCACACCCAGGTCACCCTCACCCGCCCTCGTCCGCTTGAGGATTACCGCGAAGCGCTGCACAGCAACCTCGAAGAACTGCAATGGATGGCGCAACTGGTCAACGACATGCTGTACCTGGCCAAGGCTGACCACGGCTTGCTGATGCCCAAGCGTGAACCGCTGGACCTGGCGGAAGAAGCGGATGCGCTGCTGGAGTTTTTTGCGCCGCTGGCCGAGGACGCCCGGGTGAAGTTGAGTCGCGATGGCCACGCACGTATGCAGGGCGATCGCAGCATGTTGCGCCGGGCACTGTCCAATTTGCTGGACAATGCATTACGGTTTACCCCGGCCGGTGGTGAGGTGCGGGTAAAGATTGTCGAGCAACCGACAGGCTTGAGCCTGACCGTTGAAAACAGTGGGGACGGGATTTCCGAAGATTTGCTGCCGCGTCTGTTTGACCGTTTCTATCGGGCCGACCCTGCGCGCCGCGAGGGCAGCAGTGAGCATGCGGGATTGGGATTGGCGATCACCCAGTCGATCATCCGCGCCCATGGCGGGCAGATTCATTGCGAATCGGCTCTGGGATGGACGCGGTTTGTGATTGAGTTGCCGAAGGGGGATTGA